From Vibrio maritimus, one genomic window encodes:
- a CDS encoding DUF1501 domain-containing protein yields the protein MSITRRSFLKGTSALAVSSVAPISIAIPKSAWANSTQSDYRALVCVLLHGGNDSANMVIPYSGAMHSAYLSKRPDIAYSKGELLPTDCRDNNDVEVGLHPAMEGVQRLMQQGLATSIINVGPMLDSNTRPPGSRRHNSMRLAWQSSYSDDEQRSLHDFGWGGGIMDILSEGHVLPETVATASNRLLAGRQTTSQRINEDGEFMHLDFFKHSPKGEELFREYIEQEHRDCPFESQYAFEFDLFFDAYDEYTAIMDSVDLDDNISGSSSLSRQLRGVKRVIDASEKMGIGGHIFFVQQGGYDTHRNQLSRHNGLLSTLDSALTEFTEALIASGVGENVTTFTMSDFGRTTHNNSNGGTDHGHGGHQLVLGGAVNGGRVYGEFENMLEAGTSLQATVAHESMAMTLASWFGASDTVLNEVFPNAVREFPRNLGFLKGSAVPEDELLPVSEVRASHEHRKQWAKYAIDGNVNTKWSGKGKGVSFEMDFTRKSTISLLRYRLPHTSWRQYMLKIEAIDSNGQSSILSETLTPLTEQDYDWVYTSSYRLVSDVKSIRITHLGNTDARPDYQGFVGIAELEAWGT from the coding sequence ATGAGTATTACTAGAAGAAGTTTTTTGAAGGGGACTTCAGCGTTAGCAGTTTCAAGTGTAGCTCCAATCTCTATTGCGATACCTAAAAGTGCATGGGCAAACAGTACGCAATCAGATTATAGAGCACTGGTGTGTGTATTGCTCCATGGAGGAAATGATTCCGCCAACATGGTTATCCCCTATTCTGGGGCAATGCACAGCGCCTATTTAAGTAAGCGGCCCGATATCGCTTACTCTAAAGGTGAACTACTACCAACAGACTGTCGTGATAACAATGATGTAGAAGTTGGTCTACATCCAGCAATGGAGGGTGTCCAGCGCCTGATGCAGCAAGGACTAGCAACATCTATCATCAATGTTGGTCCTATGCTTGATAGTAATACTCGTCCCCCTGGCTCACGCCGTCACAACTCTATGAGACTTGCATGGCAAAGTAGTTACAGTGACGACGAGCAACGAAGTCTCCATGATTTTGGATGGGGCGGTGGAATCATGGACATACTATCAGAGGGGCATGTTTTACCTGAAACAGTCGCTACGGCATCTAATCGCCTCTTAGCGGGTAGACAAACTACCAGCCAAAGAATCAACGAAGATGGCGAGTTCATGCACTTGGATTTCTTCAAACATAGTCCAAAAGGGGAGGAACTGTTTAGAGAATATATAGAGCAAGAACACAGGGATTGCCCGTTTGAATCTCAGTATGCTTTTGAATTTGATCTCTTTTTTGACGCATATGACGAATATACCGCGATCATGGACTCTGTTGATTTGGACGATAACATTAGTGGTAGCAGTAGTCTTAGTCGCCAGTTACGTGGTGTGAAGCGTGTTATTGATGCTAGCGAAAAAATGGGGATTGGTGGACACATTTTCTTTGTCCAACAAGGAGGTTACGATACACATCGCAACCAGTTGAGTCGTCACAATGGCTTGCTCTCTACACTAGATAGCGCTCTAACGGAATTTACGGAGGCCTTGATTGCAAGTGGCGTAGGAGAAAACGTAACAACATTTACTATGTCAGATTTTGGTCGTACAACTCACAATAACTCTAACGGTGGTACTGATCACGGTCATGGTGGGCATCAATTAGTTTTAGGCGGAGCTGTAAATGGTGGTAGAGTTTACGGTGAGTTTGAAAACATGTTGGAAGCGGGAACAAGTCTACAAGCGACTGTTGCACATGAGTCAATGGCAATGACACTTGCTAGTTGGTTTGGAGCTTCTGATACTGTGTTAAATGAAGTGTTTCCAAATGCTGTTCGAGAGTTTCCTCGAAATCTTGGCTTTCTAAAAGGAAGCGCAGTCCCTGAAGATGAGCTACTTCCTGTTTCAGAAGTACGGGCTAGCCACGAACACAGAAAACAATGGGCCAAATATGCAATTGACGGAAACGTCAACACTAAATGGTCAGGAAAAGGTAAAGGCGTTAGTTTCGAAATGGACTTTACTCGAAAGTCGACGATTTCTTTACTTCGATATCGTTTGCCACATACAAGTTGGCGTCAATATATGCTTAAGATTGAAGCGATTGATTCTAACGGTCAATCAAGTATCTTGAGTGAGACTTTAACGCCATTAACCGAACAGGATTATGACTGGGTCTATACAAGCTCCTACCGACTAGTGTCCGATGTCAAATCTATTAGGATTACCCATTTAGGTAATACGGACGCTAGACCAGACTACCAAGGTTTTGTTGGTATTGCCGAACTGGAAGCATGGGGAACCTAA
- the tatA gene encoding twin-arginine translocase TatA/TatE family subunit, translating to MGGINIWQLLIVATIIVVLFGTKKLRGAGGDLGEAIRGFKDAIKDQETTSNLNIRNTELQNGSNDKREIDF from the coding sequence ATGGGTGGTATAAACATTTGGCAACTTCTTATAGTTGCCACTATCATTGTAGTACTGTTCGGAACTAAAAAACTTCGCGGGGCAGGAGGTGACTTAGGAGAAGCAATTAGGGGTTTTAAAGATGCTATCAAAGACCAAGAGACAACATCTAATTTAAATATTAGAAATACAGAGCTTCAAAATGGTAGTAACGATAAACGAGAGATTGACTTTTGA
- a CDS encoding aminoglycoside 6-adenylyltransferase, whose product MRTEKQMLELIMGTAKNSERIRAVIMNGSKINPEAPKDIFQDYDILYVVSDIEHFTKDHSWIDLFGEIMIMQMPEDMIYPPPKKDGSFSYLMQFSDGNRLDLTLYQLSTIHQFKHESLSQVLLDKDLAFQYLESPSNKDHLPIKPSRKEFIDCCNEFWWVSTYVAKGLWRKEITYAKHIHEQVLREPLFKMLDWHIGDTTGYTVSSGKYGKYYSKLLSPEYWQMLKGSYSGSDIEEAWDALFVIANLFRKAAISVANANQFGYLKAEDEKVMAHLKYVRGLPSDALDMYPS is encoded by the coding sequence ATGCGTACTGAGAAGCAAATGCTGGAATTAATCATGGGAACGGCAAAGAATAGCGAGCGCATTCGTGCTGTGATCATGAATGGTTCAAAAATTAACCCTGAAGCACCCAAAGATATATTCCAAGACTATGATATATTGTATGTGGTATCTGATATCGAGCATTTTACTAAGGATCACTCATGGATTGACCTATTCGGTGAAATCATGATAATGCAGATGCCTGAAGATATGATTTACCCTCCTCCAAAGAAGGATGGGAGCTTTTCTTATTTAATGCAGTTCAGTGATGGCAACCGCTTAGATCTAACCTTGTATCAGCTCTCAACAATACATCAGTTTAAGCATGAAAGCCTTAGCCAAGTCTTATTGGACAAAGACTTGGCATTTCAATATTTAGAAAGTCCCAGCAATAAAGATCACCTACCTATTAAACCTTCACGTAAGGAGTTTATTGATTGCTGCAATGAATTTTGGTGGGTGAGTACGTATGTGGCTAAAGGCCTATGGCGCAAAGAAATAACTTACGCAAAACACATCCATGAACAGGTGTTACGAGAACCATTATTCAAGATGCTTGATTGGCATATTGGTGATACAACTGGCTACACCGTTTCTTCAGGTAAGTATGGAAAATACTATTCGAAGCTTTTAAGTCCAGAATACTGGCAAATGCTCAAAGGCTCGTACAGTGGATCGGATATCGAGGAAGCATGGGATGCACTCTTCGTTATAGCAAACTTATTCAGAAAAGCGGCTATCTCAGTAGCTAATGCTAACCAATTTGGGTATCTCAAAGCCGAAGATGAAAAGGTGATGGCGCATTTAAAATATGTTCGAGGGTTACCATCAGATGCACTAGATATGTACCCTAGTTAA
- a CDS encoding IS5 family transposase, whose amino-acid sequence MPKPCYKTTNWRKYNNSLVNRGSLTFWIDEEAITEWKQSKQHKRGRPRLFSDLAITTALMVKRIFSLSLRALQGFLDSVFKLANVPLGCPHYTCISRRAKDVEVDFKASTRRTIQHLAIDATGLKVYGEGEWKVKKHGTNGKRRVWRKLHLAVDTNTHEIIAAELTLSGVTDAEVLPNLLKQTRRTIKEISGDGAYDTKECYRAIRVKKATPLIPPREGAAFWEKCHPRNLAVGCQKLYSSNKKWKQKYGYHKWSLSETAMYRVKQLLGASLTLRNYNAQVGEAYAMIKALNKLTGIGMPETQYVV is encoded by the coding sequence ATGCCGAAGCCTTGCTATAAAACCACCAACTGGCGCAAGTACAACAACTCTCTAGTCAATCGAGGTTCACTCACGTTTTGGATTGACGAAGAAGCAATAACCGAGTGGAAACAATCTAAACAGCACAAGCGTGGTAGACCGCGATTGTTTAGTGATTTAGCTATCACCACCGCTCTCATGGTCAAGCGTATCTTTTCCTTGTCCTTAAGGGCGCTACAAGGTTTTCTAGACTCAGTATTTAAATTGGCGAATGTCCCATTGGGTTGTCCTCACTATACCTGTATAAGCCGCCGAGCTAAGGATGTAGAGGTTGATTTCAAAGCCTCAACACGACGTACCATCCAACACCTGGCCATTGATGCCACTGGTCTCAAGGTATACGGTGAGGGAGAATGGAAAGTGAAAAAGCATGGAACTAATGGCAAGCGTCGAGTCTGGCGTAAACTCCACCTTGCGGTTGATACAAATACACATGAAATAATCGCCGCAGAACTAACTCTATCAGGTGTGACCGATGCGGAAGTGCTCCCCAACCTACTCAAGCAAACACGCCGCACCATTAAGGAAATCTCGGGAGATGGTGCATACGATACCAAAGAGTGTTACAGAGCGATTAGGGTTAAGAAAGCGACACCTTTGATCCCTCCACGTGAGGGTGCAGCTTTCTGGGAAAAATGTCATCCACGTAATTTGGCAGTTGGCTGCCAAAAGCTCTATAGCTCGAACAAAAAGTGGAAACAGAAGTATGGTTACCACAAGTGGTCATTGTCGGAGACCGCTATGTATCGCGTAAAACAACTACTAGGCGCTTCACTCACGCTTCGAAATTACAACGCACAAGTTGGTGAGGCTTACGCCATGATCAAAGCACTCAACAAGTTAACTGGGATAGGTATGCCTGAAACTCAGTATGTTGTTTAA
- a CDS encoding DUF1800 domain-containing protein, translating into MKLSFSDASRVLQRTTFGPTIENIEELQFIGLDAWLTNQFRLDSSSHYDRYRYIQSYRENISGNRQEHINYRINAWWDLIVNCEDQLRQRVAFALSQLLVVSEKEAGLDENDHAAGLAKYYDILVNNAFGSYRDILYSISKSSVMGIYLTIDGNLPASGDDLPDQNYAREIMQLFTLGDWKVNLDGSLIFDGDGKPISSHSQEDIEELARVFTGWKVKDKYRIEDMINVEGDHDEGEKFWLGESIPAGQTAEQELSFVVDKLVSLDETAVLVSRHLIRQLVSSNPSSEYVYRVSSAFRSSKGDLGEVVKAIITDSEFLNTSKSKRKAKEPILAFSSVCRALDAKMGKGYPHHKDTSIGFGYRSQYSKSGPFMQGPLTAPSVFNFYSFDYQPLGPLADNNLIGPEFEIMTAADLASICNLMSYKLKDHLIVDGTDVSSRSDKWLWLQASELAALFNAENKAQFIDELNKRFFNFDASPKTLNYISSMFDAFVSNKENLWKVIWMTVMSPEYYVQG; encoded by the coding sequence GTGAAACTAAGTTTTTCCGACGCTTCACGCGTTTTACAACGTACGACATTTGGGCCCACTATTGAGAATATAGAAGAACTACAGTTCATTGGGCTTGACGCATGGCTGACGAATCAGTTTAGACTTGATTCTTCAAGTCATTATGATAGATATCGCTATATTCAAAGTTACAGAGAAAATATAAGTGGCAATCGACAAGAACATATCAACTATCGAATTAATGCGTGGTGGGACCTAATAGTCAACTGTGAAGATCAGCTCCGTCAACGCGTGGCATTTGCTCTAAGCCAATTGCTAGTTGTATCAGAAAAAGAAGCTGGTTTAGATGAGAATGACCATGCTGCAGGGTTAGCAAAATATTATGATATCTTGGTAAATAATGCATTTGGTAGTTATCGAGATATCTTGTATTCCATCAGTAAGTCTTCGGTTATGGGGATATATCTAACAATTGACGGAAATTTACCCGCTTCAGGAGATGATTTACCAGACCAGAACTATGCCCGCGAGATAATGCAACTATTTACTCTAGGAGATTGGAAGGTAAATCTAGATGGCAGCCTTATCTTCGATGGTGATGGAAAGCCTATTTCTTCACACAGTCAAGAAGATATAGAAGAGCTAGCACGTGTATTTACCGGTTGGAAAGTAAAAGATAAGTACCGAATCGAAGATATGATCAACGTTGAAGGTGATCATGACGAAGGCGAGAAGTTCTGGCTCGGCGAATCAATTCCAGCAGGTCAGACCGCTGAACAAGAACTCAGTTTTGTTGTGGATAAGTTAGTTAGTCTAGACGAAACAGCAGTGTTGGTCTCACGTCATCTCATCCGTCAACTCGTATCATCAAACCCTAGTTCTGAGTATGTATATCGGGTCTCTTCGGCATTTAGAAGCTCTAAAGGTGACCTCGGAGAGGTAGTTAAGGCTATCATCACTGACTCGGAGTTTTTGAACACTTCTAAATCCAAAAGAAAAGCAAAGGAGCCTATTTTGGCTTTTTCTTCAGTGTGTAGAGCTTTAGATGCGAAGATGGGCAAAGGGTACCCACACCACAAAGATACATCAATTGGTTTTGGATATCGATCTCAGTACAGTAAAAGTGGACCTTTCATGCAAGGGCCTTTGACAGCTCCCAGTGTTTTCAATTTTTACAGCTTTGATTACCAACCTTTGGGGCCATTGGCCGACAATAATCTAATAGGTCCCGAATTCGAAATCATGACAGCCGCAGACTTGGCTTCTATTTGTAATCTCATGAGCTACAAATTGAAAGATCATTTAATCGTTGATGGTACTGACGTAAGCAGTCGTTCGGACAAGTGGCTTTGGCTTCAAGCTAGTGAGCTTGCTGCCCTGTTCAATGCAGAGAATAAAGCCCAGTTTATCGACGAGTTGAACAAGCGGTTCTTCAATTTTGACGCTTCGCCTAAAACTCTCAATTACATTTCATCGATGTTCGATGCATTTGTATCTAACAAAGAAAATTTGTGGAAAGTGATCTGGATGACGGTTATGTCACCAGAATATTACGTACAAGGATGA
- a CDS encoding transposase: MQQSLNESTPFSIDGQKHACRINTFKARFSAKYFRKGKGVSALTLVSNHVPINTKIISANEYEGHHAFDLLYNNSSDIQPKALATDTHGVNNVNFAILDLFGYQFAPRYAKFKYVFHDLFEIEHGEAVSLKLRRPFNTSLIKREWENIQRIICSLSRKTTTQSTIITKLSNGKRNSRTLAAFREYDRIIKCLYVLDYVDDKVLRQFVQQALNRGEAYHQLRRAIASINGNQFRGGNDYQIDQWNDCARIIANCIIYYNSALLSSLIEKFEQEGNQEVVNLIAGLSPVAWRHIQLAGNYTFGIQKDNIVLEKLLENLEPWREESMVELVA, translated from the coding sequence TTGCAACAATCCCTCAATGAGTCCACCCCCTTTAGTATTGATGGTCAAAAGCATGCCTGCCGTATCAATACATTCAAAGCTCGATTTTCAGCAAAATACTTCCGTAAGGGTAAAGGGGTATCCGCCCTAACGTTGGTGTCAAACCATGTGCCAATCAACACCAAGATCATTTCAGCTAACGAGTATGAAGGACATCATGCTTTTGATTTGCTCTATAACAATAGCAGCGATATTCAGCCTAAAGCGTTAGCAACCGATACTCATGGGGTCAATAACGTCAACTTTGCGATCCTTGACTTATTTGGTTACCAATTCGCGCCACGATACGCCAAATTTAAATATGTCTTCCATGATTTGTTCGAAATAGAGCATGGAGAAGCCGTATCATTAAAGCTGCGCCGACCGTTTAACACCTCACTAATCAAACGTGAGTGGGAAAATATTCAAAGGATCATTTGCTCATTAAGTCGTAAGACAACGACACAAAGTACGATCATTACCAAGCTGTCGAATGGCAAACGGAACAGTCGAACATTAGCCGCATTTAGAGAGTATGACCGAATCATTAAGTGCCTTTATGTACTCGATTATGTTGACGATAAAGTCCTGCGACAGTTTGTCCAGCAAGCTTTGAACCGTGGCGAAGCCTACCACCAACTACGTCGAGCTATTGCGTCAATCAATGGAAATCAATTCCGTGGAGGCAATGATTATCAGATAGATCAATGGAATGATTGTGCGAGAATTATTGCTAACTGCATCATTTATTATAACTCGGCCTTGCTATCCAGTCTGATTGAGAAGTTTGAGCAAGAAGGTAATCAGGAAGTGGTGAATCTGATAGCGGGTTTATCTCCAGTCGCATGGCGTCATATCCAACTTGCCGGTAATTACACCTTTGGTATTCAGAAAGACAATATCGTTCTAGAGAAACTACTTGAGAACTTAGAGCCTTGGAGAGAGGAGAGCATGGTCGAACTGGTGGCCTAA